The following proteins are co-located in the Mesorhizobium sp. M1E.F.Ca.ET.045.02.1.1 genome:
- a CDS encoding phasin has translation MSKIAKTSDTIENVEFPSFDASKATDQIRAFAEKGVEQSKEAYAKLKTGAEETQKVLESTYETAKTVSGDLSLKTIAVLRANAEAGFSHLEALVGAKTLSEVVELQTAFLRKRVEMALEQAKDLQAVASKAVEDVSKPVKTAFEKAIKDVKAA, from the coding sequence ATGTCCAAGATTGCCAAGACTTCTGACACCATCGAAAACGTGGAATTCCCGAGCTTCGACGCCTCCAAGGCCACCGACCAGATCCGCGCCTTCGCCGAGAAGGGCGTCGAGCAGTCGAAAGAGGCCTATGCCAAGTTGAAGACCGGTGCCGAGGAGACCCAGAAGGTTCTGGAGTCGACCTACGAGACCGCCAAGACCGTTTCCGGCGACCTGTCGCTGAAGACCATCGCCGTGCTGCGCGCCAACGCCGAAGCCGGCTTCTCGCACCTCGAAGCCCTTGTCGGCGCCAAGACGCTCTCCGAGGTCGTCGAACTGCAGACCGCCTTCCTGCGCAAGCGCGTCGAGATGGCCCTCGAGCAGGCCAAGGACTTGCAGGCCGTTGCCTCCAAGGCGGTCGAGGACGTCTCCAAGCCGGTCAAGACCGCCTTCGAGAAGGCGATCAAGGACGTTAAGGCGGCCTGA
- a CDS encoding ABC transporter ATP-binding protein, with product MPDPRDDEKEDTSGRPAKAVVGSHRDEEEVFGKAYDPRVVRRIWSFVKPYQSRIFISVAAVLVFTLTQLAIPLVIRYAIDHGMAPGRLDRSVMGWATAAFAVIILINYAASYVQESVVGKVAENVLSDLRRAMFSHLQRVSLSFMDKTEVGRLMSRLQGDVNSMQEFLETSVMSVGDIVLLFGIVSVLLWLDFRLGLLTLSTMPMLFVVRLFWLPRAKVAFMAAHETNSIANGALAEGIHGVRTVQSLERQHVNFDLYDEKVLANLNAHLRSAKYAQVMVPIVDTLTGIAMATVIVVGGSMVLSHSLDVGVMVAFLFYIQRFFDPIRSLTMQYSVMQRAMASGQRISEVLDVPVDVSDRQDAVALSRDMDGSVEFRNVTFGYRRDQPVLKNVSFRVNPGETVALVGPTGSGKSSSMALAHRFYDVWSGQVLVGGHDVRDLTQDSLGDQMAMVLQEPFLFSGTVLENIRYHKTNATREEVVRAAKAVGAHDFISHLPGGYDTELEQRGGNLSLGQRQLISFARALVADARILVLDEATASIDSYTEMLIQKALTKLLEGRTGLVIAHRLATIRGADRIIVLQNGEIVESGNHERLMQRNGLYARLYNMNYASFDDISEEDMGMDAAAGKAT from the coding sequence ATGCCGGACCCGCGCGACGACGAGAAGGAAGACACCAGCGGACGGCCGGCAAAGGCGGTCGTCGGCTCGCACCGCGACGAGGAGGAGGTCTTCGGCAAGGCCTACGATCCGCGCGTCGTGCGGCGCATCTGGAGCTTCGTCAAACCGTACCAGTCCCGCATCTTCATCTCGGTCGCTGCGGTGCTGGTGTTCACGCTGACGCAATTGGCGATCCCGCTGGTCATCCGCTACGCCATCGACCACGGCATGGCGCCGGGCAGGCTCGACCGTTCGGTGATGGGCTGGGCGACCGCTGCCTTTGCCGTGATCATCCTCATCAACTACGCGGCCAGCTATGTGCAGGAGAGCGTCGTCGGCAAGGTGGCCGAGAATGTGCTTTCCGACCTGCGCCGCGCCATGTTCAGCCATCTGCAGCGGGTCTCGCTGAGTTTCATGGACAAGACCGAGGTCGGCCGGCTGATGTCGCGCCTGCAGGGCGACGTCAATTCGATGCAGGAATTCCTCGAGACGTCGGTCATGTCGGTGGGCGACATCGTCTTATTGTTCGGCATCGTCAGCGTCCTGCTCTGGCTGGATTTCCGGCTCGGGCTGCTGACGCTGTCGACCATGCCGATGCTGTTCGTCGTCCGCCTGTTCTGGCTGCCGCGCGCCAAGGTCGCCTTCATGGCCGCGCATGAAACCAACTCGATCGCCAACGGGGCGCTCGCCGAAGGCATTCACGGCGTGCGCACCGTGCAAAGCCTCGAACGCCAGCACGTCAATTTCGACCTCTATGACGAGAAGGTGCTGGCCAATCTCAATGCCCATCTGAGGTCGGCCAAATACGCGCAGGTGATGGTGCCGATCGTCGATACGCTGACCGGCATCGCCATGGCGACGGTCATCGTCGTCGGCGGTTCGATGGTGCTGTCGCACAGCCTCGATGTCGGCGTCATGGTGGCATTCCTGTTCTACATCCAGCGCTTCTTCGACCCCATCCGCTCGCTTACCATGCAGTACAGCGTCATGCAGCGCGCCATGGCTTCGGGCCAGCGCATCTCCGAAGTGCTCGACGTGCCGGTGGACGTCAGCGACAGGCAAGACGCGGTGGCGCTGTCGCGCGACATGGACGGGTCGGTCGAGTTCAGGAACGTCACCTTCGGCTACCGGCGGGACCAGCCGGTGCTGAAGAATGTCAGCTTCCGTGTCAATCCGGGCGAAACCGTAGCGCTTGTCGGCCCGACCGGGTCCGGCAAGTCGAGCTCCATGGCGCTGGCGCATCGCTTCTACGATGTGTGGTCGGGTCAGGTCCTGGTCGGTGGCCACGACGTGCGCGACCTGACGCAGGATTCGCTCGGCGATCAGATGGCCATGGTCCTGCAGGAGCCGTTTCTGTTTTCCGGAACGGTGCTGGAGAACATCCGCTATCACAAGACCAATGCTACCCGCGAGGAGGTGGTGCGCGCGGCGAAGGCCGTCGGCGCGCACGACTTCATCTCGCACTTGCCCGGCGGTTACGACACCGAGCTCGAGCAGCGCGGCGGCAATCTCTCGCTCGGCCAGCGCCAGTTGATCAGCTTCGCGCGGGCGCTGGTGGCCGACGCCAGGATACTGGTGCTCGACGAGGCCACGGCCAGCATCGATTCCTATACGGAGATGCTGATCCAGAAGGCGCTGACAAAACTGCTGGAAGGCCGGACCGGGCTCGTCATAGCCCATCGGCTCGCCACCATCCGCGGCGCCGACCGCATCATCGTCCTGCAGAACGGCGAGATCGTCGAAAGCGGTAACCACGAACGATTGATGCAACGAAACGGCCTCTACGCCCGCCTCTACAACATGAACTACGCCTCGTTCGACGACATTTCCGAGGAAGACATGGGAATGGACGCGGCGGCCGGCAAAGCGACGTGA
- a CDS encoding DUF768 domain-containing protein, which yields MSEHAIEFLRGWIGEKVHCQHSPAKIEKQAETLAKECCAEAAEEGILLEDIQEEVGDIQELIASRLEEVAEESTHETPSDKLSE from the coding sequence ATGAGTGAACACGCGATCGAGTTCTTGCGCGGATGGATTGGCGAAAAGGTCCATTGCCAGCATTCTCCAGCCAAGATCGAGAAGCAGGCCGAGACCCTGGCGAAGGAATGCTGCGCCGAGGCCGCCGAGGAAGGCATTCTTCTGGAAGACATCCAGGAAGAAGTCGGCGATATCCAGGAACTGATCGCCTCGCGGCTCGAGGAAGTCGCCGAGGAGAGCACGCACGAGACGCCGTCGGACAAGCTGTCCGAGTAA
- a CDS encoding PAS domain S-box protein: MPPENYSFLDVAVLDAVRQRFAAGDALAILSADLEQVIWANGPGAAVFGYPDIEAIIGASARLPLIARRQIMATSGFPEIGSDRAITVRLATGMVSRAVGFLASTVTMPDGEKAIMLAVPAAQTGSRSVAEIAGRAIGGFTEAGHFIAFVDAQGQTEAASEGFAALGIKPETLAALVADVASAGDRIVKRLVPGADTSYPAGFARLTDQRHLLVVIDEDQLDGEQNDRPGGDDTAAAPESAPAVSEDKSTAAEAEPVRENDISPPAATAGGEAVTALAGSADSAQPTKETATTVDHVPDTTEAGRPAADAGPAQHDHWYFNAGVDEVSPPEPEVPPRVEPADAAAESLQHTAESGASAQPGAARNIDRSAPPLRFVWRTDAEGRFSALSPEFADIVGKPAADVIGRRFRDVATTFGLDTSGEIATLLERRDTWSGRSVLWPVAGTDLKIPVDLAALPVYGRSRAFEGFRGFGVARSADAIMDPEALGMALVPNGAAPAEPEPAAGQPAAEPPKPADPFQGEVPALTIVPKPERRYADKVIRLAEHRQPANEPGSEKQGSDNRPGNDRGLSILERSAFREIGERLRKDSSAPAEPTTAAPAGTEKQPDAISAADKAETAAAQPKTGGRKAGEPDLTAADTRRDEPIGREAKQTLPQAEADETAEAETEAEDQKDLARLDGIDDASEAAAGQDETPPVSGSLLDYAGPEKAADEADQTPDSETRQTEAVEKAAEPTAQRPVAGAPAPDAGADDDSMTADDFRDAQDSEDWAGSDSDSALPAVERPVEAKAVSPERPRLEMPPLKLEGFVPSAFSTGEEARAPDTSIVARLPVPLLIHSGDVLHYANDAFLELTGYDALEDLTDAGGLGALFAEHYANDGEADESDRSLKLTTRQGQEFPIDALLRSVPWRGGKALMLVVRRTGEDESPATSFSAANDEPSQQPDVSELKSRIAEMRTIIDTATDGVVLIGRDGNIRSISRPAEALFGFDTDEIAGKPFASLFAIESQRAARDYLAGLSEPGVASLLNDGREVIGREAQGRFIPLFMTIGRLPNDSGFCAVVRDITQWKRAEEDLTQARAVAERASSQKTDFLARISHEIRTPLNAIIGFSELMVDEKFGPVANDRYRDYLRDINRSGNHVLDLVNDLLDISKIEAGQQEMAYEAVSLNDTLAETVAMMQPQANRERVIIRSSFASRLPEVVADLRSVRQIALNILSNAIRYTQAGGQVIVSTAYEASGDVVMRVRDTGIGMTQAEIEQALKPFKQINALKRGRGDGTGLGLPLTKAMVEANRARFTITSTPGEGTLVEVGFPSTRVLAE; this comes from the coding sequence ATGCCGCCCGAAAACTACTCCTTCCTTGATGTCGCTGTGCTCGATGCCGTGCGCCAGCGCTTCGCCGCCGGCGACGCACTCGCCATATTGTCGGCCGATCTCGAGCAGGTGATCTGGGCCAACGGGCCAGGCGCCGCGGTGTTCGGCTATCCGGATATCGAGGCCATCATCGGCGCCTCGGCGCGGCTGCCGCTGATCGCCAGGCGGCAGATCATGGCGACCAGCGGCTTTCCGGAAATCGGCAGCGACCGCGCCATCACGGTACGGCTAGCGACCGGCATGGTGAGCCGCGCCGTCGGCTTCCTGGCCAGCACGGTAACGATGCCGGACGGCGAAAAGGCGATCATGCTGGCGGTGCCCGCGGCGCAGACCGGTTCGCGCAGCGTCGCCGAAATCGCCGGCCGTGCCATCGGCGGCTTCACCGAGGCCGGACATTTCATCGCCTTCGTCGATGCCCAGGGGCAAACCGAGGCGGCTTCGGAGGGCTTTGCGGCGCTCGGCATCAAGCCGGAGACCCTGGCTGCCCTGGTCGCGGACGTGGCAAGCGCGGGAGACCGCATCGTCAAGCGCCTCGTTCCCGGAGCGGACACCTCCTATCCGGCCGGCTTTGCCCGGCTCACCGACCAGCGCCATCTTCTGGTGGTGATCGACGAGGACCAGCTCGACGGCGAGCAGAACGACCGGCCCGGCGGCGATGACACAGCGGCAGCGCCGGAAAGCGCGCCTGCCGTCTCTGAAGACAAGAGCACCGCTGCCGAAGCCGAGCCGGTCCGAGAGAACGATATCTCGCCCCCGGCAGCGACCGCGGGCGGAGAAGCAGTCACGGCCCTGGCGGGGTCTGCGGACAGCGCCCAGCCAACGAAAGAGACCGCGACCACGGTCGACCACGTGCCGGATACGACCGAAGCAGGTAGGCCGGCTGCCGATGCGGGCCCTGCGCAGCACGACCATTGGTATTTTAACGCCGGCGTGGACGAGGTGAGTCCGCCTGAACCGGAGGTACCACCGCGGGTAGAACCGGCGGATGCTGCCGCTGAGAGCCTGCAGCACACAGCCGAAAGCGGGGCGTCGGCGCAGCCGGGCGCGGCTCGCAATATCGACCGTTCGGCGCCGCCGTTGCGTTTCGTCTGGCGCACCGACGCCGAGGGTAGGTTCAGCGCGCTGTCGCCGGAATTCGCCGACATCGTCGGCAAGCCGGCCGCCGATGTGATCGGCCGCCGCTTCAGGGACGTCGCCACGACTTTCGGTCTCGACACGTCGGGCGAGATCGCCACGCTGCTCGAGCGGCGCGATACCTGGTCGGGGCGTTCGGTGCTTTGGCCGGTGGCGGGCACGGACTTGAAGATACCGGTCGATCTCGCGGCGCTGCCGGTCTATGGCCGCAGCCGCGCCTTCGAGGGTTTTCGCGGCTTCGGCGTTGCGCGCAGCGCCGACGCCATCATGGATCCAGAAGCGCTCGGCATGGCGCTTGTACCCAATGGCGCCGCACCAGCCGAACCCGAACCTGCCGCCGGGCAACCGGCAGCCGAGCCGCCGAAGCCTGCCGACCCGTTCCAGGGCGAGGTGCCGGCGCTGACCATCGTGCCGAAGCCGGAGCGGCGCTACGCCGACAAGGTGATCCGTCTGGCCGAGCACCGGCAGCCGGCCAATGAGCCAGGAAGTGAAAAGCAGGGAAGTGACAACAGGCCTGGAAATGACAGGGGCCTGTCGATCCTCGAACGCAGCGCCTTTCGCGAGATCGGCGAGCGGCTGAGGAAGGACAGTTCCGCCCCGGCCGAGCCGACGACCGCCGCCCCCGCCGGGACCGAAAAGCAGCCTGACGCGATCTCCGCCGCCGACAAGGCCGAGACAGCGGCGGCACAACCGAAGACCGGTGGGCGGAAGGCCGGCGAGCCCGATCTGACGGCGGCCGATACGCGCCGGGATGAACCCATCGGGCGCGAAGCCAAGCAAACGCTGCCCCAGGCCGAGGCCGATGAGACGGCGGAGGCGGAGACCGAGGCGGAAGATCAGAAGGATCTGGCCCGGCTCGACGGTATCGACGACGCTTCCGAGGCAGCCGCCGGCCAGGACGAAACGCCGCCCGTCTCCGGCTCGCTGCTCGACTATGCCGGGCCGGAGAAGGCCGCCGACGAAGCGGACCAAACGCCGGATTCCGAAACCCGCCAAACCGAAGCGGTGGAAAAGGCGGCCGAACCGACGGCTCAGCGGCCCGTGGCGGGGGCGCCCGCCCCCGACGCAGGCGCGGATGACGACAGCATGACCGCCGACGATTTTCGCGACGCGCAAGACAGCGAGGATTGGGCCGGTTCCGATAGCGACAGCGCCCTGCCCGCAGTCGAAAGGCCTGTCGAAGCGAAAGCGGTATCGCCGGAACGGCCGCGCCTCGAGATGCCGCCGCTCAAGCTCGAAGGCTTCGTGCCGTCGGCCTTCTCCACCGGAGAGGAAGCGAGGGCGCCCGACACGTCCATCGTCGCCAGGCTGCCGGTGCCGCTGCTCATCCATTCCGGCGATGTGCTGCATTACGCCAATGACGCCTTCCTCGAGCTCACCGGCTATGACGCGCTTGAGGACCTTACCGATGCCGGCGGGCTTGGCGCACTGTTCGCCGAGCACTACGCCAACGACGGCGAGGCCGACGAAAGCGACCGTTCGCTGAAGCTCACGACCCGCCAGGGTCAGGAATTCCCGATCGATGCGTTGTTGCGCTCCGTGCCGTGGCGCGGCGGCAAGGCGCTGATGCTGGTGGTGCGCCGCACGGGCGAGGACGAGTCGCCAGCGACGAGTTTCAGCGCGGCGAATGACGAGCCGAGCCAGCAGCCGGATGTTTCGGAGCTGAAGTCGCGCATCGCCGAAATGCGCACCATCATCGACACCGCCACCGACGGCGTGGTGCTGATCGGCCGCGACGGCAATATCCGTTCGATCAGCCGCCCCGCGGAAGCCCTGTTCGGCTTCGACACCGATGAGATCGCCGGCAAGCCTTTCGCTTCGCTGTTCGCCATCGAGAGCCAGCGCGCGGCGCGCGACTATCTCGCCGGCCTTTCCGAGCCGGGCGTGGCGAGCCTGCTCAATGACGGCCGCGAGGTCATCGGCCGCGAGGCGCAGGGACGCTTCATTCCGCTGTTCATGACCATTGGCAGGCTGCCCAACGACAGCGGCTTCTGCGCCGTCGTGCGCGACATCACGCAGTGGAAGCGAGCTGAGGAAGACCTCACCCAGGCGCGCGCCGTGGCCGAGCGCGCCTCCTCGCAAAAGACGGATTTCCTCGCCCGCATCAGCCATGAGATCCGCACGCCGCTCAACGCCATCATCGGCTTTTCCGAACTGATGGTGGACGAGAAGTTCGGCCCCGTCGCCAATGACCGCTACCGCGACTATCTGCGCGACATCAACCGGTCCGGCAATCACGTGCTCGACCTCGTCAACGACCTGCTCGACATCTCCAAGATCGAGGCCGGCCAGCAGGAAATGGCCTATGAGGCGGTGTCACTCAACGACACGCTGGCCGAAACAGTGGCGATGATGCAGCCGCAGGCCAACCGCGAGCGCGTCATCATCCGTTCCAGCTTCGCCTCGCGGCTGCCGGAGGTGGTGGCGGACTTGAGAAGCGTGCGCCAGATCGCCCTCAACATCCTATCCAATGCCATCCGCTACACACAGGCGGGCGGTCAGGTGATCGTGTCGACCGCGTACGAGGCCTCCGGCGACGTCGTCATGCGCGTGCGCGACACCGGCATCGGCATGACCCAGGCCGAGATCGAACAGGCGCTGAAGCCGTTCAAGCAGATCAATGCGCTGAAGCGCGGACGCGGCGACGGCACCGGCCTCGGGTTGCCGCTGACCAAAGCGATGGTCGAGGCGAACCGTGCCCGCTTCACCATCACGTCAACTCCCGGCGAAGGCACACTGGTCGAGGTCGGCTTCCCTTCCACGCGCGTGCTCGCCGAATAA
- a CDS encoding ABC transporter ATP-binding protein — MHTDAKSSAPERGKSFAHVAEASWGKGFSTLLRIMRMMLRHPWQVAITIVSTLIAATLQLLIPRLLGRAIDQAQGVIAEGAGTAAEHALWNTALTLLVVSVLRGLFTMAQNYYGEAVGHQTGYELRLAFYEKIQRLSFAFHDRVHTGDLITLGLLDLDGVRMFFSTGVLRVVLLGVLIGVGAYLLISTDPVLGLLSLSFVPFVAWRSSVTQLRLRSTWLTLQQRLSVLSRVMDENLGGIRVVRAFAAQSHELKKFDRAKQDALDLANERVDIRVGNTSAMNFSFLAAMGLVLWFGGQKVMAGQISVGTLAQFLTFMTILQMPVRQLGLMVNSFARASTCGTRLFELLDTELDIKDAPGARDLVVTEGVLRFDDVGFRYGGSGGRPTLSGISFEARPGQTIGIVGPPGSGKSTIAHLIPRFYDVTRGTITIDGQDIRAVTLQSLRKAVGVVQQDAFLFTTSIENNIAYGNPWARETRIERAAESAQLHNYIIGLPAGYTTIVGERGASLSGGQRQRLTIARSLMLRPSVLVFDDSTAAIDAGTEQRIRAAMKRFAKDRVTLIISHRLSSLMHADQILFVEGGRIVECGTHEELLALGGRYRALYDLQLRPDDAALGAA, encoded by the coding sequence TTGCATACGGATGCAAAAAGCAGCGCGCCGGAGCGTGGCAAATCCTTTGCCCATGTGGCGGAAGCCTCCTGGGGAAAGGGCTTCAGCACCCTGCTCCGCATCATGCGCATGATGCTGCGCCACCCCTGGCAGGTCGCTATCACCATCGTCTCGACCTTGATTGCCGCGACGCTGCAGCTTCTCATTCCACGCCTGCTGGGGCGCGCCATCGATCAGGCGCAAGGCGTGATAGCCGAGGGCGCCGGCACTGCCGCGGAGCACGCGCTCTGGAACACGGCGCTCACGCTGCTCGTCGTCAGCGTCCTGCGCGGCCTCTTCACCATGGCGCAGAACTACTATGGCGAGGCCGTCGGCCATCAGACCGGATACGAACTGCGCCTGGCTTTCTATGAGAAAATCCAGCGCCTGAGCTTTGCCTTTCACGACAGGGTTCACACCGGCGATCTGATCACGCTCGGGCTGCTCGATCTCGACGGCGTGCGCATGTTCTTTTCCACCGGCGTCCTGCGCGTGGTTCTGCTCGGCGTGCTGATCGGCGTCGGTGCCTATCTCTTGATCAGCACCGATCCGGTGCTCGGGCTGCTCAGCCTCAGCTTCGTGCCGTTCGTCGCCTGGCGGTCCTCCGTCACCCAGTTGAGACTGCGCAGCACCTGGCTGACCCTGCAGCAGCGACTGTCGGTGCTGAGCCGAGTGATGGACGAGAACCTCGGCGGCATCCGTGTCGTGCGCGCTTTTGCGGCGCAGAGCCACGAGCTCAAGAAATTCGACCGTGCCAAGCAGGACGCGCTGGATCTCGCCAACGAGCGCGTCGATATCCGCGTCGGCAACACCAGCGCGATGAACTTCTCGTTCCTGGCGGCCATGGGGCTCGTGCTCTGGTTCGGCGGCCAGAAGGTGATGGCGGGTCAAATCAGCGTCGGCACGCTGGCGCAGTTCCTCACCTTCATGACCATCCTGCAGATGCCGGTGCGCCAGCTCGGCCTGATGGTCAACTCGTTCGCACGCGCCTCGACCTGCGGCACGCGGCTGTTCGAACTGCTAGACACCGAGCTCGACATCAAGGACGCGCCGGGTGCCAGGGACCTCGTCGTCACCGAGGGCGTGCTGCGCTTCGACGATGTCGGCTTCCGCTATGGGGGTTCAGGCGGCCGGCCGACATTGTCCGGTATTTCCTTCGAGGCCAGGCCCGGCCAGACCATCGGCATCGTCGGTCCCCCCGGCAGCGGCAAGTCGACCATCGCGCATTTGATCCCGCGCTTCTACGATGTGACCCGCGGCACCATCACCATCGACGGCCAGGACATCCGCGCGGTCACGCTGCAATCGCTGCGCAAGGCGGTCGGCGTCGTGCAGCAGGACGCCTTCCTGTTCACGACCTCGATCGAGAACAACATTGCCTATGGCAATCCCTGGGCACGCGAGACCCGCATCGAGCGGGCGGCCGAATCCGCCCAGTTGCACAACTACATCATCGGGCTTCCGGCCGGCTACACCACGATCGTCGGCGAACGCGGCGCGTCGCTCTCCGGGGGCCAGCGGCAGCGCCTGACCATCGCCCGCAGCCTGATGCTGCGGCCTTCGGTGCTGGTCTTCGACGATTCCACCGCGGCCATCGATGCCGGCACCGAACAGCGGATCCGGGCAGCGATGAAGCGCTTCGCCAAGGACCGCGTGACGCTCATCATCTCGCATCGGCTGAGTTCGCTGATGCATGCCGACCAGATCCTGTTCGTCGAGGGTGGCCGGATTGTCGAGTGCGGCACGCATGAGGAACTGCTGGCCTTGGGCGGACGCTACCGCGCGCTCTACGACCTGCAGCTACGGCCCGACGATGCCGCATTGGGAGCCGCGTGA